The genomic window AACTTAAAACAGATGTTTCAAGAGACATGTACAAATCGTGCAAGTTGTTAATTATCCCTCCCATCCccctgtttttcttttctttttatcctCCCTGGGTGAATTATCTTTCTGGGAGCCTTGAGGCACGCTTTAAAATAGTATACATATCACTGGTTTTACGAGCCAAAGCCACTTTATTATTACCATTGGAGGACTACGGTAATTAGACTATTATTGGTGCTTAACTCGCAGTagaatcgcacagtacacgggcctccagcactACGGCTCCATCTGAACGCGATTTCCGCTGTCGGGATTAAACCCGTTACCTTCGGGATATCAACAGAGCACCGTAGACATGTTCCACAATGGCAAATTTGAGGTAcggctaaaaaaaaaacgagacatgTTTTTTTCATTGCAATGGATTCAAGAAGAGGACGGCGTGACAATTAAAGCAACGACTGCAAATATAAGTAGTTTCATTATTTGTTGATGTTCATCGCATAATCGCAACTCATGCCGGTAAATAGGATTGCAGTTCAAGAGCGCAAGGTGTTTACGCGAAAAGACGACCGCATGGAAGCGATCCGAGACCGCTTCGGCTAAGCAGTTTAGGCACCTAGAACATTCCGAGCCCGACTATCACGTGCCATCCTCCTGTTTTATTTGTGCTCATCttttcttctatttctttttGCCGTGGTACGGAGAGCGCAGAAGCCGATAAGACGGCGACGAACCATATCAATCGTGACGTAATGGCACGATCTCAGCTCTGGCTGCAACAACGCGTGCGCGAATACCGAAACATCGCCTTCAAATAGTTGGATGCGGGCGGCCCATTTCCGTTGTTCACTCGCTGCCCGTCATGCTACGCATTTTGCAGACGGCAGTTCTTCGGCGCCGTGGAATGGCGTTTGTCACGATGTTCAGGCGCGGGGCGCGCGGTAGTAGCAGTACGTACGAGTCGCGTATCACCTTTTTGTTTCGCGTTTATGGACTTCACCTGGACGTACGAAACTGCGCAAAAGAAACCACGTCGTCTGGAATGCCTCGAGGACCACTGCGAGCTTCGTCTTCGGCATCGAATTGGTGAGTTTCATAATGTGACAAGCCGGTGAGGGGTGGTAGCGTGTTCACCGAACATCACTCGCTAATAGCTTAGCTCAAGGGGCATTTAAGGCTAGGTTGCGTGTAACTTTAGCGGGCGGGTTCCTTGAACACGTCGCTACTTCATGGTCAATATTCCCGGGGACACAGGCGGGTAGGCTCAGCTCGCGCTTAGTTAGGCAGGTAAGACAGGTAGCTCTTTGTGTCCTCGGGATTATTGCACGTGACGAACTGGTCGgcccgtgaagccagcgctgccatTATTTCATGCCAGTGTTTTCTGGTACGTAAACACGTGGTTGTCGCGGGCCGTGACACGTGGCCGACCGGTTCGGCTTGCCGGCTTGTTGAAGACCGTCGTGCAAATGTGAAGCGGTTCAAGCACTTCGTCTGCACGTCGCGTCGGGAGCCTGCTGCGGGCGGAGCGCAGGTCGGTTAACTCTATAACCGTTCACTCGTGTTTTGAGTGTTGCTTCTGCCGTGTTAACCCTtggcttgttttttcttttttagcattTCCTTGGCTCGTCGACCGGCCGTGGcttcgcgctcaagcgttactcgtGAGTCTGCGTTTATTTCCCCGTGAATTCTCATTGTCTAACAGGTTTTGCTTTCGTTCGTTCCAGGAGCGCTAAACTACGTACTCGCGCGCCCCGTGCCACTCCGTCGCATCTTCCGCAATATCGCCGACGGAGTCTTTGGCGGACGTGCTACCGGCACTGCATAGAGTAAGCATGGCTTTACTATTCCCACGAGTAGAACAGTGCATAAATATTAAACGCGAAGGGGCCCCCTGATTTCAAGCTTTGTCAATCTGAACCAGAAGCCCGCACTAACCCTGAAGGGTTAGTGCGGGCTTCTGTAGTGAAGTGGCGTCTCGCTCGTTGCTTTGACATAGTTATAGCACTTGGACTCTGCCGCGGCTACTGTTGCCGTGGCTCTGTTACGCGCGTTTCGTTGTGTTTCAGCCTTTGGGTGCCACGTGGTGCTTTGCAATTTAAATGCTTACAGCAGCTAGTAAGCGCCTTAAACCGGCACGGGCGCGATGGTAGGGAAGATATGTTAATTTGCTTATTTTGTGTGCTGGTCTGTTACTGTACTTCACAGTTGCGTTTACTCACAGGTGCGCTGCAGAGGTAACCAATGCTACCCGTGGCATTAGTCGGTTGTGCTTAGGTGGTATACGTACGCTTTGGTGGTATTCGTACATTGAGCAGGCTTAATTGTCTCAATTATGTTAGATTGAGTTTCTTGCTACAACGTTGTTCACGTATATGCTAATTAAAGTAATACGTTCGAAGCTGGGTGTGAAATGTTGCTTCTTCCTTTAAATTTGTGCCAGATGTGTGTTGTGTGCTGTAATCGTGGGTTTTCACTATATGGGTCGTGTTTAACATAGAAAAACACGCCTTTTATCCCCTTGTTTCGTTCACGAGACTTGTTTTAgttcacaagagtggaagcttgggctagttggtgcgtattcatatttgcaaggtgtttcagcgcgcgaacaaaggaaaaaaggacagggtagacagaaagagcgctgacttccaactaactttatttcgcagagtggaaagaatttatacgtctaaaaaggaagattacagagcataaatgtaaaaaacaagcccaatctacacaccagtaacagcacgcgtgacaggtcctctaatgcctcaaagcccagccaggtaatcgcgttcagcctgggataaagcaaccgatgaagtgcttacgcatttattttctagcacgtgtattctttctgcttcgataatttctcgggtaagttgctccctgtgccttgccaatatagagcactgatcaaagaggggggtgcacccacaatctcggcaatgaatgccaagatgcccttgtaccacattgtgcacattgtttctgtgttctcgcaggcggtcgtttatgcacctgccggtttggccgacatagacgcacccacacgtcagtggaattaagtatacgactcccactgcgcatgggacgtagcatgtcctgtgcgcgacagagcacgcggcagaagttgcgcgaggtgtatttacacgtttgcaaagcttctgcaatttttcaggtgctgaaaaaacaagaacgttggcgtctcgagcaatctttttcagcctgtgtgagatgtcgtgcacgtacggtagtacgacaggccggctcttactgacgctgttgcgcttatctggtttgttgcctcgcttcacgacagtgaccagcttttccgccactgaaactagaacgtgtgcggggtaaccggctttgctgaggcgctccacttgtagagcaaagctgcggtgtaccatgtgggggcaagacttctttaaggcgttggcaaggcagaggttagcaatgccccgcttgaccaattttgagtgagctgagccgaaaggcagaagtggcttgccgcttcttggttcatacatccagcaaacatgtctgggttctagcaaaagcttcaaatctagaaatttcaggttgttatcagtgggtgattcatacgttaaaactactggtttcaggcactctcggaaaacagtcaacacgtcagggaaatggtctgaaaattttgactgtcacatttaaacaacactaaataatcatcaacaaaacggcagactaaaaaccacagagtcatcaagtttgtttgacaagacacgatcctgatgtgctagaaatatgtcactgagaatgggtgccaagcatgaaccaatacatactccacttttttgtaagtagtttttttCATCCCAagatacaaaagtggccttcaagtaGAAGCTGAGTAACTCTAATAGGCTGCTATTATGAATTCCAGTGCGCGTTTGGAACGCTGATGATCCGAAGttgtctatggattcctctacacattttagtagttgatcgtgcggcaaagagtaatacaagtccttaatatccacagacattgcctggagtcctgtgttagttcgcctaataatgtcaataacagcgtcagagtttTTTACCAAAAAAGGGTCGTCTATTGTTAagttttttagcttttcttgcaagaaaagtgctaccgacttttgccaggtccccctttctgttacaatgacccgcaaagggcagtcaattttgtgcgttttcgcagaaaaaaacaagtcaaggctaagctttttgcagCTATCTATTGCCTTTGAAAGCTTCTGAAGCCCCAGATCCCCGGCAAGAGTTTTCGCACGCTTCTTAAGCTTATTTAGACAAATTTTATCACACTCGTTGAAAAGAGACTGCATTGCCTGTGTGGCCTTCACCTTAAACATTGAACGAGGAAGAACCGCAAAACCACCCTCCTTGTCAGCCTGCAGAAGTGACAAGGAATGTGCCTTTAGGTACGCGACAGTGCCTCCTGTATTAACAACTTTGTTCGAGGACTTGCATCTCGATAGCACCTGCACGCCTTGGGCAACACATCTATCACATTCAGAGTCAGGAGCACGACGAGCGACTTGCCTGACTAGAGTGAGGAGCTCGTGTGGTGTTCTTGAAGGTGCCACTGCGTACTTTGGTCCGAGGCATAGGGTGTGCTTAACGTTGTCGGGAAGAAAAGCATCCCCGAGAACATGCACAAGGTCCCTAGCAGCTGGAGACTTCCTTGGTGTGATGGCCCGCAGGTAACTGAGCGTCTGACGCCACATGAACTCGACGTTTCGGTCAACGAGGCTTGAGAGTTCACGACACTTCTTTTGTTTAACTGCTGTGCGTTCGTTCCCTAGGATTCGTAGTTGCAGGGCTTGACGGTACAGGCGTGCTTGCCGCAGCCATTCTGAGCGTAGAATCTTGGAAACTCGTAAACCATGGCCAATCGAGGGAGTGAGGCCACCAAACAACGCCTTGACTTCGGGAAGAAGTATCTTTAGCCGGATGCAGTACGCCAAAGAGCGTGCGCGGCAAGCTGCCACACTGATTAGACTGACGAGAAGAGAAGGGCTTGTAGAAGAGAAGAGGTTTTTTTCTGCGAAAACGCACAAAATTGACTGCCCTTtgcgggtcattgtaacagaaagggggacctggcaaaagtcggtagcacttttcttgcaagaaaagctaaaaaactTAACAATAGACGACCCTTTTTTGGTAAAaaactctgacgctgttattgacattattAGGCGAACTATcacaggactccaggcaatgtctgtggatattaaggacttgtattactctttgccgcacgatcaacta from Rhipicephalus microplus isolate Deutch F79 chromosome 7, USDA_Rmic, whole genome shotgun sequence includes these protein-coding regions:
- the LOC142767186 gene encoding uncharacterized protein LOC142767186, with translation MFHNGKFELFVSSGLLHVTNWSAREASAAIISCQCFLVRKHVVVAGRDTWPTGSACRLVEDRRANVKRFKHFVCTSRREPAAGGAQHFLGSSTGRGFALKRYSSAKLRTRAPRATPSHLPQYRRRSLWRTCYRHCIESSVFIHPHLGSEDRLVAVLMALPQL